The sequence below is a genomic window from Oreochromis niloticus isolate F11D_XX linkage group LG3, O_niloticus_UMD_NMBU, whole genome shotgun sequence.
CATACTGCACTTCAGCAAACTGATCAGTTTACTGTCTTAACCTCTTGGAGCAACTGAGTAGGGGAAAATAGAAAACTACccccttgtttttttcttctttttttttttttagatcacCATCATACCCCAAGCGGTGAGTCATCGATTCCCAaggtactttttatttttttctcccccagcAAGATTGGATCAATTTAAATTATGTAACTGATGGACCCTTGCTTGCAACATACCACCCACAGGCATTTTTTTTCTGGACAAATAGCCAAGAAGTCTAAGtttctttcctttgtttttgttttttcttttaccctcAGCCATAACAAACAACTGTTTCCCCCAAACTTCTTCATGGGACTCTGTGATAAACACTTTAAagttgtgaggaaaaaaaaaaagaatggctTGTAATGATACATGGACTGCCGTGCCGCCTTTCCATATCTGATTGTTTCTCTGTTACCATGATATCTGCTAATATGACTTCTGAATACCACAACAATTTcctctcctcctttttttttttttttttttttttttgattaaaTACTATTTGATGCCATCCTGGTTTCATTTAATAGGAATTGCACTTAatctcctgtttttgtttttgttttttttgttttgttttttttgcagtttgtttgttagttGATTCAAACTTGCAGCCTTCCCATCcctttgcattttttattttattttttttacccattCCCCTTTTTATTGTATCAGTTCAACTATTAGACGCTCCATCTTTAAATGCCTTCTGAACAATGTCAGTCTTGTCAAGGCTCACAGCGGCTTCTTATTGGCTCTGTCTCCAGGTCTGTGTTACTAATAAAACACTTGTCAGTATCGACCAGTTACAATTcagcttgttttcttttactgcGAGTAACACCCTTCATGTTTGAGCCCTAACATTTTGCAGCTCTAACTTCACTGGAGTTCCGTTTCTGTGAGAGGAACACTTTGGTTAATCATCTGCTGCCACCATGTGGTGTAACGAGGAACTGCACTGATCTCAAACTAACTTTGTTTCAAACTGGAATAACCTTTGTCCCCAAAGCTCTAGACAATGGGTTTCTGTCTCatctttgttgtttattttatttacagcttGAACTTGAGACAAAAAACAGAAGCTGTTCTTGTTCAGCGATGTAAGCTGTGCGTTTCAGCACTGCTGCAGGCCATAATCGCTTCTAAGTTTGTATATGTGTACGTTCATTTTGTGTTGTGAAGAAAAGTGTAATTTTAAGACAAAGTATGCAAATTAGTTTTATAGTTTCTATTTTTATATGCATTTCTACTTGATGATAAAACATCCTCACATGAAGTCCATTTGGGAGAAGTGCTGACCATCTCAATTGTGTCGCATAATCTTTATCAACGGGTAGTGTTTTGTACTGTTTTGTGACTGTTTTGCAAATGAATGACTGTCAGTGGAAAAATATCAATGTTTTTCTTACTGTATCAAACATACAGTGCAATACTCCTCTATTATAAGACCTGCATCAGTTGCACATCTGCTAGACAGCCATAGCTGTGCGTGTGATGTtgtgtaaatgtttttgtttttttgtcccaAGCTGAAGACTTCAGCATGTGATTTCTAATCACGGTATAAGGTGGATACAGTATATGCTGGTTTGCTAACATCTGCCTCTCACTGATGATTTAAAGGCTGAAACCCAGAAAGAGGTAAatatgtttttgccatttttgggaCTACAGCTTCCTTCCAGCCACCTTAATTAAGGAAATCTGTTACGCTTTTATACTCCTCAATTTATCCTTTCAAACAAGTAGTTTAAGCTTCCTTCCCTCTAAGCCAACAGTCTTCTGATTAGCTGCCCCTGCTAAACGGCGACAAACAGGCGGGTGGAAGAAAGGCAATAGAAGTGATTTTAACCTTTTAAGCAGATGGGTTACAGCAGTGGGTTCCATTCCTGTCAGCTAACGACAGGAAACTGAGACTACAGTTTGCACAGGCTCACAAAAgtaaatgttgcctggtctgataagTTTCTGCTGCAGCATTCAGATGGTAGACTCAGAATTTGACCCCGCCATCCGCATGAAAACATGGTTCCATCCTTTCTTATATTAACAGTTGAGACTGCTACTGGTGGTGTGATACTGTGGAGAATATTATCTTGGTtcactttgggccccttagtgtcaactgagcatcatttaaacaccacagcctacctgatgATTGTTGCTGAGCATGTCAATCGCTTTTGACTAGTGCAcgcatcttctgatggctgcttccagcaggataacacaccatgtcacaaactTTAAATCATATTAAAGTGGTTTCTTGAAGGTAAGTTTGCTTTAGTCtaatgacctccacagtcaccgtATCGCAGTCCAATAAGCACGTTTGGGATGTGGTGAAgtaggagattcacatcatggatgtgcaaaGCTGCAGCAACTGTAATGCTGTGTGATCACGCcgacatggaccaaaatctttGAGAAATTTTTCCAAcaacttgttgaatctgtgccacgaAGAATTGAGACACCTAATAAAGTGACGCATGTACATGTGATAGAAAATTAGGAAAACTGTAATAGGTTCCCCTTTAAACCTGCCTTGCTTTCATCCACCTTGCAAATCGAGCGGATTCCTTTGCGAGCTCACTCCAAGAAGAATCTATCATGTTATCAATCTCACACCCCTGTTCTCTGTTCACCATTGGGGGTGGGGGGCCGGGGGGAAGAGTTAGCTGTTTGGTTGGGGTCTGGGATgcttggcctccctgctgctgcaggacTGGGGGCGGTCTGCTTGTCTCCACCCCAGAGCAAAGTGCAACATCTCCAGGGCCTGGGGGCGGATTGCCCCTTTGGGGGTGATTGTACCTGGACCTGGgggatgtgagtgtgtgtacagtgttcatttctgtttgtcttcacATTGGGCGAGTGCTGAGTATTtgcatatgtgtgcatgaggatgggaatgcatgtttgtctatgtgtcaggtcgggtcttagactccacctctctgggaacatctcaggccccCCCAGGTGTGGGGGTCTATCTCCCtccaccacactccctgccagtggctgatgccctcagccATCGGTGCTTTGGTGGTTCACGGTATCCAGGGCTGGGTGCTCGAGTATGTACTGGCTCACTCCCAGTGGCtgcttttgcttgttttcttttttttcttccagcagGTAATCCAGCTGATTTTtttagtgtcttttttttcactgtccctcttcctctctcctttTCTTGAACTTCTCTTGTCTAGTTCTTTCCCTTTCCTATCCTCCAGCCATCTCTCTTCCGTttgtaataacttaaaagttaaaaataaattaaaaaataaaataatataattaataataataaagatcaatcaaatggaccacgGCAAAGCCATAATGATCCACTTGGAAAAATAAATCCGTTAggcatttttcttggccttcagacaatcaTTCTAATTGCTACAGTGCCGAGTGggagaggcaaaaaaaaaaaaaagaatatcatGTTTAATGTAGATCAGTCAGTGTTTGTCATCAGCTGAGTATACACTTTAATTCTTAAAGTTCCTGCTGTGAAAGAGCCATGAGACTGAAATCTAGAAcacaaagggggaaaaaatacaaccaaaaaaatgtataaccaataaagaaaacaagagaCAATATTAAAATTATCAGCCAACGTTCTGGTCTGAAGCAGGAGAGGgttgtttcactttaacagAAATATGTGTTGTAATTTTTAGATATATGCAATCTGTCTCATCACTGTGCACAAAAGGAAGATCATGAGGTTTTGAACCAAAAGGATGTCACATGGATGTGACTCACAGACCTGTGGGTCATATGCGCAATAGGCAGGTGAGTAACTTTTCCTGAGTGTTTCAGGATGTATGAGTGGCAGCTTTGGAGGCACAGTTTGTTTACCAAATGTGTTCATGTCAAAACTTaaaaattaaactcttttttaatatataaacttatgaataaaataaccCAGTAAATTCCCATAGTTACACATAAAGTTATCCTAAAAACAGCATTTAGCAACAATTTGCATAAATGATAAAACTCCTGATTATTTGCTGCTTTCGTCTGTTATGGTGTAATGAGTCGTAAACCCCGAGTAATTAGAGGAAACTTAGTAGGCACTGTGTTCACCATTAAATACGCAGTAACTTATGCTTACATAAAATAATCCAACATGCTGCAGAAATGTGATAAACGTGTTTGGTTCAGGGTTTATCACCGTGCATCAGCGAAACCCGTAGCACAATGAAATGTCGCATGTTTTTCAGTTTCTCCCCCCCAACCACAGACTGCTGGGCCTCGGTCATATGACAAGGACAGATCCCTCCTCAGTGCCCTGCCCAGCGTCTTTATGCGCAGCGGctgataaaacataaaatagttccacgtaaaagaaaagaaaaagaaagaaaggcaacGTTGATTCGTAAGCCCTTCGTATACTGTTTATTTCAagattgttattatttttttcttgaataCGCGTCGATTATCATCACACAGTCGACGTTAACAGGGTTTAAAACAAGGTGAGGTACGCCCCTGCGAACTACCCTTTCCTCTACGTCATCTTGTTATTGTATCCCTCCGCTGCAGTCGCACTAGGAAAACAGCTGTGGCGAGGCTAAGGCTAGTTAGCatcgtttgtgtttgtgtgtccgcGATTCGAGTCACTTCTTAAGCAACCCGTACCACCGCGGAGTGACCGACTTGTTGTCTGTCATCTCTTTTAAAGATGAAGTTTCAGTACAAAGAAGAGCATCCCTTTGAGAAGAGGCGGTCCGAAGGCgagaaaataagaaagaagtATCCGGACAGGGTGCCAGTAAGTAGCTAACGTTAGCTCCTTGACAGCTAGCTATGTTGCCTTGCTGTTATACTGCTGTCAGGCTAATGTCGTTATgctcactgttttatttttattactaatGTAAGCTTAATATCTAAATGTGATATTGTAGTGAGATTTTACCCACACAATGTATTGCTTAGTTTGTTTACTGCCACGTTGTAACCGCCACACATGGTAGCTAACAACGGCAGAGGTTAAGTAGGAATTTCGGCCGCTTTGAGCAGGCCAGCAGGTGATCTCCGTGTTATTCTTCCGTGAATCATCATTGGTGGCCAGATAATGGTGGTTATGACTGTAACGGTGGTTACGGTGAAGACATGCAGGTGTGCACAGACTCTTTTAGTGGTCTGTAGCTGGATGTTGAAACGCAGTAGAGCGCCTTAAAATAGATGCTGTCAACAAAACGGGGTTGTTTACGTCGCCCAGCTTCTTGGAGATAAATCATAAAGGCTTTCCCCAGTTAGTCTGGCCTATCGAGACCCTTTGTGTCACAACTATCAGCTGATTTAATGTGGGGATTTTGGGTTTTTCCTGTAAAGTGTGACGAAATTCACTTGCCTTTCAATCGTGATCACTTTTAAGCTTTCGTTTTACAGTCCTTCAGTCGTCGTTTACCATAAACTTGTTCTGTGGCTACAACAAACAATTAACTATCGTAGTCAATTACCCACTGCTTATTTTCTCTATTAATTGAATACCTATTTGGTTACTAAATGGTGAAAACAGTCCATAACAACTTCCCAAAGACCCAGATGACATTCACAGATGTCGTGTTTTGTCTGATCATTTGAATTCAAACTCTCATTCACCATCATAAAATGGTACtgacaaaaaaatgtcacatCAGGTgctgattcatttaaaaaaagagggggCAAAAACGCTGATTAATTGTGGAGTCAGTGTTTACCGTGTGGGCAAGTGATATTTTACCAGTCCTATTTTTAGACTGGAGAGAGACTTAAAGAGGTTTAGTAAGGAAGGCGTTCAAAAATTAAACGGCACGTCTGATAGCCGGGGTGTAAATATACCAGgttctttccaacactgaaataCTTTTTCGAAATATAATCTGTGTTATATTAAACACTTCGTCTGGGTTCGATATGCTCGGCCTCGCTTGACTGACAGTTTGGTACACTCTCAGATCCCTTTTCCGAGACAATGAAGCGAACACCATATTTCACCCTCTACACTTGCAGCCTTTctaataaaaacatgttgtacacctgttgtgttttttttttttttttttttctttcttttcttttttttcttttgtttttctaaccTTTTAGGTAATTGTGGAGAAAGCACCCAAAGCCAGAATAGGAGATCTGGACAAGAAGAAGTACCTTGTCCCCTCTGACCTGACGGGTAAACATTGCCTTGGAGCATAAAAAGTTGTTTACTTCTATTTTAGAGTGGCAATGTCACATCTGAAATTTCTACTATTACATATTGTCTCTTTCATCAGTGGGACAGTTTTACTTCCTCATCCGGAAAAGAATCCACTTGCGAGCTGAGGATGCGCTCTTCTTCTTTGTAAACAACGTCATTCCACCCACCTCAGCTACCATGGGATTGTTGTACCAGGCAAGAGTCCTGTTAAGCTTCCTGCTCACTCACATGCTCTCACATTATGGCTTAACCAGCATGTTGCCTTTGGTTGTTCCTCTTTAGCCTCTCCCTACATTATTGATATTGCGctaacatgttttttcttttttccccttccatCAGGAGCATCATGAAGAGGACTTTTTCCTCTACATTGCCTACAGTGATGAGAGTGTGTATGGGGACAGCCAAAGGGAAATCTGATCCCACTTCAACCACTACCCACCTTTCTGAGACCTCcacatccattcattcatttaaatattaaatccaGCTCAGCAGCCTACAGTTCCCAGAGTGAATATGTCAAATGCACTTTCACCACCCATACATTACCCCTCTTGCATCCAATTCTGTCTTTATTACTCTGCAGTCTGAATTGTATTTGTCTCCCACTTTTCTTTTCAACAGTAACTAAGTGGTCTCATGGCCAGTTCAATTTCTAGTGTCAAACCGATTGTACTTTACTTAAAAACAATGAGAGAGATTAATGAAATAATACTAGAAataggccttttttttttttctttttttttccatttgtgttAGTTTGAGCTTAGGCTGAGAAATGAAAGGGAAAGAGAACTCTTTCActaggaaaaaacaaactaaagtgGCAAAATTTATTTAAAGCATGTTAAGGAGAATTTAGCTTGCTGCCCTGCATTGGACCTTAGCAAGGAGTATAATAGAATTCAGACTAAATTATCATCCTCTGCTTTAAGTGGTAAGACTATTATGTTGACTGCTAatgattattgttgttattgttgttaatTTTTAGATGGCTTACTTTCTAAGGGTTGTGTAAAGCTGagtgcaattttttttcttctcttttttttaagggtttgtttttttttgtaagaaaaaaaaaattacaatttgaACTCTGTATACAGCTGCGTTACTGGCTCTTTCTCTCTATTCATGACCATACATAATAAAATGTGATGAAATACTATctgctgtttgtcttttttgtccCTTTGCTACAGAGTAACAAATaattacacttttatttttttagccaCGTGAGTTGTGCCTTTCAATGTAATGAAACGTTACATTGGTTAATTTGACACTGTGCGCTTCAAGGGAGTTacaaaagttacaaaaacaTGAACCTGtgatttagtttgttttttttttctggttgcGTGGGTTGTTTTATCATATCAGCTTCTGTTGCTGCACTGATAATCTGACTCGCAAAGTCATGCATGTCCACGTGTATGTTTATAATTTTTGTTATATGCAAGGAAGCCATTTGACTCCAACATCTATTCTTTCCTCCACCTGCTTTCTTTAAGGCGTTACAAAAGTAGACTGGTAGGACAGggacatacaaaaaaaaaaacgggaAGGAAGCTCTGATGTGGCTCAGTTGGTAGAGCAGGTTTTCTACTAATCAGAGAGTTGgtagtttgatccctggcttcTCTAGCCTACAAGTCAAAGTATGTTTAGCCAAGATACTAAAACCCAATTTGACCTCAGTACATTcatgaaaagaaaagtgtttgggtgaatgagacttgcagttagaaagtgctttgagtgctctaATAGTTGAACAGTTCTGTGTAAGTAGCAAATAACAAAGAAGGTAGTATGTAATGTaagtataaaagaaaaaaagacaagtgGAACATGTAATTTACTGTTGTAATTAATGAGGAAATTACTCATGTTTTGCCAATGAAATCAAAGTGGTTAGCCCACATTCGGCACAAGGAAGCTTTGGTGTTTCCTAAGTCATTCCCTTGATAGGAAATCAAATATTTGAACTGTAAAACTGTCAAATCAAGCATCAAGGAAAGAAAACACGACATACACAAAACTGCTTGGAAGTTTCATTTTGCTGACGTCAACGTGAGATTCGCCGCATTGCACTTCAAAACTACAACTCCCAAAGTGCACTTCGAAGCGTGACCGCGTTCTTTGAACCGGAAATGCAACAGCATCCCCGGTCTGGAAATCGCTccgtctgtttatgttttgtgggagaagttttgatttttatctgttttaacCGCTCGAGGTCTATCAAGCTGAAAACCGCCAGACGGTTAGATTCTTATTAAAAGACTCACAACGAAATAAAAGTAAGCtttttacagttttatcagCACAGAATTCAAAGCAGATCATGTAGGATAAAATGCGTAACGCAGTTAAGTGCTCTGCAGCTAGCCTCGCTAGCTAACGTTTGTTCCCGgttaagttaaaatatataatttttgtCAGGGGTTTACACTTGTAAGCTACATCACTTGTAATATTAAATTACTATGCCTTCCGTTGGTGCATTATACTCTAAATATTGTCATGTATTGGGAAGTACAGCTATCTGTGCTAACTTAGGCCGATATCGGCTAGCTAGCGAGGCCTGTGGTTGTTACACCTGTTTGGGTGAGCGTAGATGCACACTTTGATGTAGTTTAATgaactttaaatatttcatcTGACCTTGTCGATTCATTACTGACATTTTGACCCACACCAGCTGGCCCCTCCACTGCCTGTCACAATGCCCGCCCTGCTTGAGAGACCCAAGCTGTCCAACGCGATGGCCAGAGCTCTCCACAAACACATAATGAGGGAAAGAGAGCGCAAGAGACAAGGTGCTCtctcattttgtgtgtgtgtgtgtgtgtgtgtatgcgctTTAAAAAGTAGTTTAGCCCTAGTGTGTCACAGGGTGTCACATCTGACACCTTTAAGGATTCTTGTAGAAATAAGCAAGCACTGTTAAGATGCTGAGCTGTGTTTGGAAAGGTAATACTccagagcagcggtccccaaccttttttgcgccacggaccggtttatgcccgacaatattttcacggaccggcaatgAGGTGTCGCGGatgaatacaacaaaataaaactagtgccggtaccgaaaaaaagaagatttattcataacacacgtgaaaaga
It includes:
- the gabarapa gene encoding gamma-aminobutyric acid receptor-associated protein, which encodes MKFQYKEEHPFEKRRSEGEKIRKKYPDRVPVIVEKAPKARIGDLDKKKYLVPSDLTVGQFYFLIRKRIHLRAEDALFFFVNNVIPPTSATMGLLYQEHHEEDFFLYIAYSDESVYGDSQREI